The DNA region TCCTCGAGCGCCTTTCGATAGGTGCGGTTCGCCAGCCCGAATCCGTGCAGCAGCACCACGCCGGGACCGGTGCCACCGACCAGATATCGGCTGGGTGCGCCGTCGACCATCGTCGTCCGCCACTGTAACCCGCTATCCTCGGGGCGATTCCGATGCTGCCGTGGAAACTGCATGGTTCGACTGTGCGCCGGGGGAGTGCCGCCCGACCAGAGGCCAACGCCGTCCGACCGCGGTGGAAGGTCCACGACCGCTGGGACCTTCGACTCTCCGACGGCACCGGCGAGACGCCCGGCGGCCGCCGATCGGGTCGGCGCGGCCACCGGGCGTCCGGTCATCGGTCGGTGGGGGCGGTGTCGGTCAGTGCTTGTCTGCGTCGGCCTTGTGCAGCGCTTCGCTCGCGTCGCGCACGATGCTGCGCAGGAACTCGTACTGCGTGGTGATGAGCTTGTCGGACAGTTCCAGTCCGGCGCCGACGAGGGTCGTACGCAGCGCGTGCAGATCGGAATCCTCGCGCATCGCCTCCCGCCGTTCACGAATCGCCTCGTCGACGGTGCTGATGAAGGTGCGCACGGCCGCGCCGGCGGCCCGCTGTCCGGCCTTGGCCGATTCGAGGACCTCGTCGGACAGACGCTCCGGCTGCCCGGTCTGCGCGGACTGCTGAGTGGGTGTGGTCATGAGTGGCTCCTGACGCGAAATCGGTGGAACGGCCGCCGCCGGTGACGGCGCCATGCATCAGCATGGACGCGACCATGCGGCGCGTCGTAGGGCCGATCGTCCCCATCCGGTCCTCGCTGCGTCCTCGGTCCGAGCCGGGCAAACAGTGCCCGAAGACGCGGTCCGGGTGACCTTCGCCCCTGCCGGCCACCGGTGCCGCCCGGTCACAGTGAAGACAGGGAAATCTCCCGGCGGGTACAGGATTCGCGCATTCCGGGATGGTAGGACAATGGCCTCGCACGACACGCACATGACGCAGTCGGACCTGTTCGCGTGGAGCATGGAACAGGATCCCAATCTGCGATCGACGATCGTGACGGTGCTGGTCCTCGACACCGAACCGGACTGGGACCGGTTGCTGCGCCTACTCGATCGAGGGACGCGCGCGGTGCCCAGGTTCCGGCACCGGTTGGTCGCGGTCCCGTGGGGGCTGACGCCGCCGCGGTGGATTCCCGATCCCGATTTCGACTTGGGCTGGCATGTCCGTCGTCTCGCGCTGCCGGCCCCCCGCGGACCTGGCGTCGGTGATCGAGTTCGCGCGCACCGAGGTCATGTCCGCATTCGATCCGGCCCGGCCGCTGTGGCGGTTCACGGTGCTCGGCGGCCTGGACGAGGGGAAGAGCGCGCTCGTGCTCAAGGTGCACCACAGCCTCACCGACGGTGTCGGCGGTATCCAGATCGCCGGTGAGATTCTGGATTTCACCCGTGCGGGTACCGCGCACGAACCGGTCCCCGGCCCGGCGCCATCGGGAGACGGCGCGTTGGGCGACATCGTCGCGTGGAACTGGACGGCGGGGACGGACCTGGTCCGTGCCGGGATGGCGGCGATACCGCCGATCGCGCGGCGTGCTCTCACCAACCCCGTCGGCGCGGTCCGCGACGGCGCCGCGATGGCCGAATCCTTGCTCCGGCTGGCCCGCCCGATCACCAGGACGCTGTCGCCGCTGATGACCGAGCGGAGCCTGGGCCGGCGGCTGACGGTGCTCGAGGTGTCGCTCGAGACGCTGCGGCGGGGTGCGCGTGTGGCCGGCTGCACGGTCAACGACGCCTTCCTGGCCGCGGTTCTGATCGGCTTGCGCGGCTACCACCACCGGCACGGGGAGAAGGTCGAGGAGCTGCGGGTAGCGATGCCGATCAGCCTGCGGCGCCACGGCGATCCGCTCGGGGGCAATCGCATCACGCTCGCCCGCTTCGCCGTCCCGGTCGCAATCGACGGCGCGGTCGATCTCATGCGCGCACTCGACGCCACGGTCGAGCGGTGGCGCCACGAACCGGCGATCCCGCTGTCGAACGTTGTCGCGGCGACCTTCAACCGGTTGCCGGTCGGGCTGCTCACCCCCATGTTCAAACACGTCGACTTCATCGCCTCCGACGTCCCGGGATCCCCGGTCGCGCTCTATGTCGCGGGCGCGAAGGTCGAACGGATCTTCCCCTTCGGTCCCACTACCGGCACCGCGTTCAACATCACGCTGATTTCGCATGCGGGTACCTGCTGCATCGGAATCAACTCCGACACCGCGGCGGTGCCCGATCCGGCGGTGCTGGCC from Nocardia tengchongensis includes:
- a CDS encoding wax ester/triacylglycerol synthase domain-containing protein; its protein translation is MSVVSRCRPPADLASVIEFARTEVMSAFDPARPLWRFTVLGGLDEGKSALVLKVHHSLTDGVGGIQIAGEILDFTRAGTAHEPVPGPAPSGDGALGDIVAWNWTAGTDLVRAGMAAIPPIARRALTNPVGAVRDGAAMAESLLRLARPITRTLSPLMTERSLGRRLTVLEVSLETLRRGARVAGCTVNDAFLAAVLIGLRGYHHRHGEKVEELRVAMPISLRRHGDPLGGNRITLARFAVPVAIDGAVDLMRALDATVERWRHEPAIPLSNVVAATFNRLPVGLLTPMFKHVDFIASDVPGSPVALYVAGAKVERIFPFGPTTGTAFNITLISHAGTCCIGINSDTAAVPDPAVLADCIAEGFGAIAALDPAAGDRPASAGPPAPPGTAQS